One window from the genome of Phalacrocorax aristotelis chromosome 20, bGulAri2.1, whole genome shotgun sequence encodes:
- the EXTL1 gene encoding exostosin-like 1 isoform X2, whose product MQTRKKHIFLTFLASWLLLFFFGGDQLRRFAFFSGRKAKAQRNWPSWTDRSLLKSFADPEELQSDGDPSLPSPRARRAAWLSIYKNSRCRMATCFDFSRCEKHGFKVFTYPRERDEPISESYGKILTSIERSRYYTPNPGEACLFILSIDTLDRDHLSSQYVRNVDEKIRSFLLWNGGRNHLIFNLYSGTWPNYTEDLGFDIGQAILAKASFYTESFRPGFDISIPLFSKDHPQRGGERGWLYQDSIHPKKKYLLVFKGKRYLTGIGSSTRNALHHIHNGKDIISLTTCKHGKDWEKHKDTRCDKDNVDYEKFDYQELLHNSTFCIVPRGRRLGSFRFLEALQAACIPVLLSDGWELPFAEAIDWGKAAVVGNERLLLQIPSTVRCIHPERVLAFQQQTQFLWDAYFSSVDKIVHTTLEIIKDRLLPHRSRSRFLWNTLPGGLLALPDFSTHLGDFPFYYLQRGSSPSEKFTAFIRAISPSSSLSQPILRLIQAVSGSQYCAQILVLWNCEKPPPPSEKWPQTTVPLTIIQGRRKLSDRFFPYAAIQTDAVLSLDEHTSLSTSEVDFAFVVWRSFPERIVGFPTQSHFWDAEQRRWGYTSKWTNELSIVLTAAAFYHRYYHSLFTDYLPVGLRELVDGLAACEDILMNVLVAAVTKLPPIKVTQRKQHKETVPQQQQDCLNQLVDWFGYMPLVSSQLRLDPVLFKDQVSILRKKYPRLEKP is encoded by the exons ATGCAGACCaggaagaaacacattttcctgACTTTCCTTGCCTCTTggctcctgcttttcttctttggagGAGACCAGCTCCGCCGTTTCGCTTTCTTTTCtgggaggaaagccaaagcccaaaGAAACTGGCCCAGCTGGACAGATCGGTCCCTCCTCAAAAGCTTTGCAGACCCCGAGGAGCTCCAGAGCGATGGGGACCCCTCACTGCCATCGCCCCGGGCACGGCGGGCAGCATGGTTGAGCATCTACAAGAACAGCAGATGCCGGATGGCAACGTGCTTTGACTTCTCCAGGTGCGAGAAGCACGGCTTCAAAGTCTTCACCTACCCCCGGGAGAGGGACGAGCCCATCTCAGAGAGTTATGGCAAAATCCTCACCTCCATCGAGCGCTCGCGCTACTACACCCCAAACCCCGGGGAAGcctgcctcttcatcctcagcATCGACACGCTGGACCGCGACCATCTCTCAAGTCAATATGTCCGTAACGTCGATGAGAAAATCCGCAGCTTCCTGCTCTGGAACGGCGGCCGTAACCACCTCATCTTCAACCTCTACTCGGGCACCTGGCCCAATTACACCGAGGACCTGGGCTTTGACATTGGCCAGGCCATCCTGGCCAAAGCCAGCTTCTACACTGAGAGCTTCAGGCCTGGCTTTGACATCTCCATCCCTCTCTTCTCCAAGGATCACCCGCAGCGCggtggggagagggggtggTTGTATCAGGACTCGATCCacccaaaaaagaaatacttgttGGTGTTCAAGGGGAAGCGGTACCTGACTGGCATCGGCTCCAGCACGAGGAATGCGCTGCACCACATCCACAACGGGAAGGACATCATCTCGCTCACCACCTGCAAGCACGGCAAGGACTGGGAGAAGCACAAAGACACGCGCTGCGACAAGGATAACGTCGACTATGAAAA GTTTGACtaccaggagctgctgcacaaCTCCACCTTCTGCATCGTCCCCCGGGGCAGGCGCTTGGGCTCCTTTCGTTTCCTGGAGGCACTACAG GCCGCCTGcatccctgtgctgctgagtgatggctgggagctgccctTCGCCGAGGCCATCGACTGGGGCAAAGCCGCTGTTGTGGGCAATGAGAGGCTGCTGCTTCAG ATCCCCTCCACTGTCCGCTGCATCCACCCGGAGCGTGTGCTGGCTTTCCAGCAACAGACCCAGTTCCTGTGGGACGCGTACTTCTCCTCTGTCGACAAGATCGTGCACACCACGCTGGAG ATCATCAAGGACCGGCTGCTCCCACaccgctcccgctcccgcttCCTCTGGAACACGCTGCCCGGGGGGCTCCTGGCCCTGCCCGACTTCTCCACCCACCTTGGGGACTTTCCCTTCTACTACCTCCAGCGCG GCTCCAGCCCCTCTGAGAAGTTCACAGCTTTCATCCGGGCCATCTCGCCGTccagctccctctcccagcccatcctcagGCTCATCCAGGCTGTCTCCGGATCCCAGTACTGCGCCCAG ATCCTGGTGCTGTGGAACTGCGAGAAGCCACCACCACCGAGTGAGAAATGGCCCCAGACCACTGTGCCTCTGACCATCAtccagggcaggaggaag CTCAGCGACCGCTTCTTCCCCTACGCGGCCATCCAGACGGACGCTGTGCTGAGCCTGGACGAGCACACCAGCCTCTCAACCAGCGAG GTGGACTTTGCCTTCGTGGTGTGGCGCAGCTTCCCCGAGCGTATCGTGGGCTTCCCCACGCAGAGCCACTTCTGGGACGCTGAGCAGAGGCGCTGGGGCTACACCTCCAAATGGACCAACGAGCTCTCCATCGTCCTCACCGCCGCCGCCTTCTACCACAG GTATTATCACAGCCTCTTCACGGATTATCTGCCGGtggggctgcgggagctggTGGATGGCCTGGCTGCCTGCGAGGACATCCTGATGAACGTCCTTGTGGCTGCCGTTACCAAGCTGCCGCCCATCAAAGTCACCCAGCGGAAGCAGCACAAGGAGACCGTGCCCCAGCAG cagcaggactgcCTCAACCAGTTGGTGGACTGGTTTGGCTACATGCCCCTCGTGTCCTCCCAGCTGCGCCTCGATCCCGTCCTCTTCAAGGACCAGGTCTCCATCCTGCGCAAGAAATACCCACGCTTGGAGAAACCCTGA
- the EXTL1 gene encoding exostosin-like 1 isoform X1 produces MQTRKKHIFLTFLASWLLLFFFGGDQLRRFAFFSGRKAKAQRNWPSWTDRSLLKSFADPEELQSDGDPSLPSPRARRAAWLSIYKNSRCRMATCFDFSRCEKHGFKVFTYPRERDEPISESYGKILTSIERSRYYTPNPGEACLFILSIDTLDRDHLSSQYVRNVDEKIRSFLLWNGGRNHLIFNLYSGTWPNYTEDLGFDIGQAILAKASFYTESFRPGFDISIPLFSKDHPQRGGERGWLYQDSIHPKKKYLLVFKGKRYLTGIGSSTRNALHHIHNGKDIISLTTCKHGKDWEKHKDTRCDKDNVDYEKFDYQELLHNSTFCIVPRGRRLGSFRFLEALQAACIPVLLSDGWELPFAEAIDWGKAAVVGNERLLLQIPSTVRCIHPERVLAFQQQTQFLWDAYFSSVDKIVHTTLEIIKDRLLPHRSRSRFLWNTLPGGLLALPDFSTHLGDFPFYYLQRGSSPSEKFTAFIRAISPSSSLSQPILRLIQAVSGSQYCAQILVLWNCEKPPPPSEKWPQTTVPLTIIQGRRKLSDRFFPYAAIQTDAVLSLDEHTSLSTSEVDFAFVVWRSFPERIVGFPTQSHFWDAEQRRWGYTSKWTNELSIVLTAAAFYHRYYHSLFTDYLPVGLRELVDGLAACEDILMNVLVAAVTKLPPIKVTQRKQHKETVPQQVKATAGAAGGRCFSQQQDCLNQLVDWFGYMPLVSSQLRLDPVLFKDQVSILRKKYPRLEKP; encoded by the exons ATGCAGACCaggaagaaacacattttcctgACTTTCCTTGCCTCTTggctcctgcttttcttctttggagGAGACCAGCTCCGCCGTTTCGCTTTCTTTTCtgggaggaaagccaaagcccaaaGAAACTGGCCCAGCTGGACAGATCGGTCCCTCCTCAAAAGCTTTGCAGACCCCGAGGAGCTCCAGAGCGATGGGGACCCCTCACTGCCATCGCCCCGGGCACGGCGGGCAGCATGGTTGAGCATCTACAAGAACAGCAGATGCCGGATGGCAACGTGCTTTGACTTCTCCAGGTGCGAGAAGCACGGCTTCAAAGTCTTCACCTACCCCCGGGAGAGGGACGAGCCCATCTCAGAGAGTTATGGCAAAATCCTCACCTCCATCGAGCGCTCGCGCTACTACACCCCAAACCCCGGGGAAGcctgcctcttcatcctcagcATCGACACGCTGGACCGCGACCATCTCTCAAGTCAATATGTCCGTAACGTCGATGAGAAAATCCGCAGCTTCCTGCTCTGGAACGGCGGCCGTAACCACCTCATCTTCAACCTCTACTCGGGCACCTGGCCCAATTACACCGAGGACCTGGGCTTTGACATTGGCCAGGCCATCCTGGCCAAAGCCAGCTTCTACACTGAGAGCTTCAGGCCTGGCTTTGACATCTCCATCCCTCTCTTCTCCAAGGATCACCCGCAGCGCggtggggagagggggtggTTGTATCAGGACTCGATCCacccaaaaaagaaatacttgttGGTGTTCAAGGGGAAGCGGTACCTGACTGGCATCGGCTCCAGCACGAGGAATGCGCTGCACCACATCCACAACGGGAAGGACATCATCTCGCTCACCACCTGCAAGCACGGCAAGGACTGGGAGAAGCACAAAGACACGCGCTGCGACAAGGATAACGTCGACTATGAAAA GTTTGACtaccaggagctgctgcacaaCTCCACCTTCTGCATCGTCCCCCGGGGCAGGCGCTTGGGCTCCTTTCGTTTCCTGGAGGCACTACAG GCCGCCTGcatccctgtgctgctgagtgatggctgggagctgccctTCGCCGAGGCCATCGACTGGGGCAAAGCCGCTGTTGTGGGCAATGAGAGGCTGCTGCTTCAG ATCCCCTCCACTGTCCGCTGCATCCACCCGGAGCGTGTGCTGGCTTTCCAGCAACAGACCCAGTTCCTGTGGGACGCGTACTTCTCCTCTGTCGACAAGATCGTGCACACCACGCTGGAG ATCATCAAGGACCGGCTGCTCCCACaccgctcccgctcccgcttCCTCTGGAACACGCTGCCCGGGGGGCTCCTGGCCCTGCCCGACTTCTCCACCCACCTTGGGGACTTTCCCTTCTACTACCTCCAGCGCG GCTCCAGCCCCTCTGAGAAGTTCACAGCTTTCATCCGGGCCATCTCGCCGTccagctccctctcccagcccatcctcagGCTCATCCAGGCTGTCTCCGGATCCCAGTACTGCGCCCAG ATCCTGGTGCTGTGGAACTGCGAGAAGCCACCACCACCGAGTGAGAAATGGCCCCAGACCACTGTGCCTCTGACCATCAtccagggcaggaggaag CTCAGCGACCGCTTCTTCCCCTACGCGGCCATCCAGACGGACGCTGTGCTGAGCCTGGACGAGCACACCAGCCTCTCAACCAGCGAG GTGGACTTTGCCTTCGTGGTGTGGCGCAGCTTCCCCGAGCGTATCGTGGGCTTCCCCACGCAGAGCCACTTCTGGGACGCTGAGCAGAGGCGCTGGGGCTACACCTCCAAATGGACCAACGAGCTCTCCATCGTCCTCACCGCCGCCGCCTTCTACCACAG GTATTATCACAGCCTCTTCACGGATTATCTGCCGGtggggctgcgggagctggTGGATGGCCTGGCTGCCTGCGAGGACATCCTGATGAACGTCCTTGTGGCTGCCGTTACCAAGCTGCCGCCCATCAAAGTCACCCAGCGGAAGCAGCACAAGGAGACCGTGCCCCAGCAG GTGAAAGCCACAGCAGGGGCAGCTGGCGGCCGGTGTttctcccagcagcaggactgcCTCAACCAGTTGGTGGACTGGTTTGGCTACATGCCCCTCGTGTCCTCCCAGCTGCGCCTCGATCCCGTCCTCTTCAAGGACCAGGTCTCCATCCTGCGCAAGAAATACCCACGCTTGGAGAAACCCTGA
- the EXTL1 gene encoding exostosin-like 1 isoform X3, translated as MQTRKKHIFLTFLASWLLLFFFGGDQLRRFAFFSGRKAKAQRNWPSWTDRSLLKSFADPEELQSDGDPSLPSPRARRAAWLSIYKNSRCRMATCFDFSRCEKHGFKVFTYPRERDEPISESYGKILTSIERSRYYTPNPGEACLFILSIDTLDRDHLSSQYVRNVDEKIRSFLLWNGGRNHLIFNLYSGTWPNYTEDLGFDIGQAILAKASFYTESFRPGFDISIPLFSKDHPQRGGERGWLYQDSIHPKKKYLLVFKGKRYLTGIGSSTRNALHHIHNGKDIISLTTCKHGKDWEKHKDTRCDKDNVDYEKFDYQELLHNSTFCIVPRGRRLGSFRFLEALQAACIPVLLSDGWELPFAEAIDWGKAAVVGNERLLLQIPSTVRCIHPERVLAFQQQTQFLWDAYFSSVDKIVHTTLEIIKDRLLPHRSRSRFLWNTLPGGLLALPDFSTHLGDFPFYYLQRGSSPSEKFTAFIRAISPSSSLSQPILRLIQAVSGSQYCAQILVLWNCEKPPPPSEKWPQTTVPLTIIQGRRKLSDRFFPYAAIQTDAVLSLDEHTSLSTSEVDFAFVVWRSFPERIVGFPTQSHFWDAEQRRWGYTSKWTNELSIVLTAAAFYHRYYHSLFTDYLPVGLRELVDGLAACEDILMNVLVAAVTKLPPIKVTQRKQHKETVPQQQDCLNQLVDWFGYMPLVSSQLRLDPVLFKDQVSILRKKYPRLEKP; from the exons ATGCAGACCaggaagaaacacattttcctgACTTTCCTTGCCTCTTggctcctgcttttcttctttggagGAGACCAGCTCCGCCGTTTCGCTTTCTTTTCtgggaggaaagccaaagcccaaaGAAACTGGCCCAGCTGGACAGATCGGTCCCTCCTCAAAAGCTTTGCAGACCCCGAGGAGCTCCAGAGCGATGGGGACCCCTCACTGCCATCGCCCCGGGCACGGCGGGCAGCATGGTTGAGCATCTACAAGAACAGCAGATGCCGGATGGCAACGTGCTTTGACTTCTCCAGGTGCGAGAAGCACGGCTTCAAAGTCTTCACCTACCCCCGGGAGAGGGACGAGCCCATCTCAGAGAGTTATGGCAAAATCCTCACCTCCATCGAGCGCTCGCGCTACTACACCCCAAACCCCGGGGAAGcctgcctcttcatcctcagcATCGACACGCTGGACCGCGACCATCTCTCAAGTCAATATGTCCGTAACGTCGATGAGAAAATCCGCAGCTTCCTGCTCTGGAACGGCGGCCGTAACCACCTCATCTTCAACCTCTACTCGGGCACCTGGCCCAATTACACCGAGGACCTGGGCTTTGACATTGGCCAGGCCATCCTGGCCAAAGCCAGCTTCTACACTGAGAGCTTCAGGCCTGGCTTTGACATCTCCATCCCTCTCTTCTCCAAGGATCACCCGCAGCGCggtggggagagggggtggTTGTATCAGGACTCGATCCacccaaaaaagaaatacttgttGGTGTTCAAGGGGAAGCGGTACCTGACTGGCATCGGCTCCAGCACGAGGAATGCGCTGCACCACATCCACAACGGGAAGGACATCATCTCGCTCACCACCTGCAAGCACGGCAAGGACTGGGAGAAGCACAAAGACACGCGCTGCGACAAGGATAACGTCGACTATGAAAA GTTTGACtaccaggagctgctgcacaaCTCCACCTTCTGCATCGTCCCCCGGGGCAGGCGCTTGGGCTCCTTTCGTTTCCTGGAGGCACTACAG GCCGCCTGcatccctgtgctgctgagtgatggctgggagctgccctTCGCCGAGGCCATCGACTGGGGCAAAGCCGCTGTTGTGGGCAATGAGAGGCTGCTGCTTCAG ATCCCCTCCACTGTCCGCTGCATCCACCCGGAGCGTGTGCTGGCTTTCCAGCAACAGACCCAGTTCCTGTGGGACGCGTACTTCTCCTCTGTCGACAAGATCGTGCACACCACGCTGGAG ATCATCAAGGACCGGCTGCTCCCACaccgctcccgctcccgcttCCTCTGGAACACGCTGCCCGGGGGGCTCCTGGCCCTGCCCGACTTCTCCACCCACCTTGGGGACTTTCCCTTCTACTACCTCCAGCGCG GCTCCAGCCCCTCTGAGAAGTTCACAGCTTTCATCCGGGCCATCTCGCCGTccagctccctctcccagcccatcctcagGCTCATCCAGGCTGTCTCCGGATCCCAGTACTGCGCCCAG ATCCTGGTGCTGTGGAACTGCGAGAAGCCACCACCACCGAGTGAGAAATGGCCCCAGACCACTGTGCCTCTGACCATCAtccagggcaggaggaag CTCAGCGACCGCTTCTTCCCCTACGCGGCCATCCAGACGGACGCTGTGCTGAGCCTGGACGAGCACACCAGCCTCTCAACCAGCGAG GTGGACTTTGCCTTCGTGGTGTGGCGCAGCTTCCCCGAGCGTATCGTGGGCTTCCCCACGCAGAGCCACTTCTGGGACGCTGAGCAGAGGCGCTGGGGCTACACCTCCAAATGGACCAACGAGCTCTCCATCGTCCTCACCGCCGCCGCCTTCTACCACAG GTATTATCACAGCCTCTTCACGGATTATCTGCCGGtggggctgcgggagctggTGGATGGCCTGGCTGCCTGCGAGGACATCCTGATGAACGTCCTTGTGGCTGCCGTTACCAAGCTGCCGCCCATCAAAGTCACCCAGCGGAAGCAGCACAAGGAGACCGTGCCCCAGCAG caggactgcCTCAACCAGTTGGTGGACTGGTTTGGCTACATGCCCCTCGTGTCCTCCCAGCTGCGCCTCGATCCCGTCCTCTTCAAGGACCAGGTCTCCATCCTGCGCAAGAAATACCCACGCTTGGAGAAACCCTGA
- the EXTL1 gene encoding exostosin-like 1 isoform X4, producing MQTRKKHIFLTFLASWLLLFFFGGDQLRRFAFFSGRKAKAQRNWPSWTDRSLLKSFADPEELQSDGDPSLPSPRARRAAWLSIYKNSRCRMATCFDFSRCEKHGFKVFTYPRERDEPISESYGKILTSIERSRYYTPNPGEACLFILSIDTLDRDHLSSQYVRNVDEKIRSFLLWNGGRNHLIFNLYSGTWPNYTEDLGFDIGQAILAKASFYTESFRPGFDISIPLFSKDHPQRGGERGWLYQDSIHPKKKYLLVFKGKRYLTGIGSSTRNALHHIHNGKDIISLTTCKHGKDWEKHKDTRCDKDNVDYEKFDYQELLHNSTFCIVPRGRRLGSFRFLEALQAACIPVLLSDGWELPFAEAIDWGKAAVVGNERLLLQIPSTVRCIHPERVLAFQQQTQFLWDAYFSSVDKIVHTTLEIIKDRLLPHRSRSRFLWNTLPGGLLALPDFSTHLGDFPFYYLQRGSSPSEKFTAFIRAISPSSSLSQPILRLIQAVSGSQYCAQILVLWNCEKPPPPSEKWPQTTVPLTIIQGRRKLSDRFFPYAAIQTDAVLSLDEHTSLSTSEVDFAFVVWRSFPERIVGFPTQSHFWDAEQRRWGYTSKWTNELSIVLTAAAFYHRYYHSLFTDYLPVGLRELVDGLAACEDILMNVLVAAVTKLPPIKVTQRKQHKETVPQQLRLDPVLFKDQVSILRKKYPRLEKP from the exons ATGCAGACCaggaagaaacacattttcctgACTTTCCTTGCCTCTTggctcctgcttttcttctttggagGAGACCAGCTCCGCCGTTTCGCTTTCTTTTCtgggaggaaagccaaagcccaaaGAAACTGGCCCAGCTGGACAGATCGGTCCCTCCTCAAAAGCTTTGCAGACCCCGAGGAGCTCCAGAGCGATGGGGACCCCTCACTGCCATCGCCCCGGGCACGGCGGGCAGCATGGTTGAGCATCTACAAGAACAGCAGATGCCGGATGGCAACGTGCTTTGACTTCTCCAGGTGCGAGAAGCACGGCTTCAAAGTCTTCACCTACCCCCGGGAGAGGGACGAGCCCATCTCAGAGAGTTATGGCAAAATCCTCACCTCCATCGAGCGCTCGCGCTACTACACCCCAAACCCCGGGGAAGcctgcctcttcatcctcagcATCGACACGCTGGACCGCGACCATCTCTCAAGTCAATATGTCCGTAACGTCGATGAGAAAATCCGCAGCTTCCTGCTCTGGAACGGCGGCCGTAACCACCTCATCTTCAACCTCTACTCGGGCACCTGGCCCAATTACACCGAGGACCTGGGCTTTGACATTGGCCAGGCCATCCTGGCCAAAGCCAGCTTCTACACTGAGAGCTTCAGGCCTGGCTTTGACATCTCCATCCCTCTCTTCTCCAAGGATCACCCGCAGCGCggtggggagagggggtggTTGTATCAGGACTCGATCCacccaaaaaagaaatacttgttGGTGTTCAAGGGGAAGCGGTACCTGACTGGCATCGGCTCCAGCACGAGGAATGCGCTGCACCACATCCACAACGGGAAGGACATCATCTCGCTCACCACCTGCAAGCACGGCAAGGACTGGGAGAAGCACAAAGACACGCGCTGCGACAAGGATAACGTCGACTATGAAAA GTTTGACtaccaggagctgctgcacaaCTCCACCTTCTGCATCGTCCCCCGGGGCAGGCGCTTGGGCTCCTTTCGTTTCCTGGAGGCACTACAG GCCGCCTGcatccctgtgctgctgagtgatggctgggagctgccctTCGCCGAGGCCATCGACTGGGGCAAAGCCGCTGTTGTGGGCAATGAGAGGCTGCTGCTTCAG ATCCCCTCCACTGTCCGCTGCATCCACCCGGAGCGTGTGCTGGCTTTCCAGCAACAGACCCAGTTCCTGTGGGACGCGTACTTCTCCTCTGTCGACAAGATCGTGCACACCACGCTGGAG ATCATCAAGGACCGGCTGCTCCCACaccgctcccgctcccgcttCCTCTGGAACACGCTGCCCGGGGGGCTCCTGGCCCTGCCCGACTTCTCCACCCACCTTGGGGACTTTCCCTTCTACTACCTCCAGCGCG GCTCCAGCCCCTCTGAGAAGTTCACAGCTTTCATCCGGGCCATCTCGCCGTccagctccctctcccagcccatcctcagGCTCATCCAGGCTGTCTCCGGATCCCAGTACTGCGCCCAG ATCCTGGTGCTGTGGAACTGCGAGAAGCCACCACCACCGAGTGAGAAATGGCCCCAGACCACTGTGCCTCTGACCATCAtccagggcaggaggaag CTCAGCGACCGCTTCTTCCCCTACGCGGCCATCCAGACGGACGCTGTGCTGAGCCTGGACGAGCACACCAGCCTCTCAACCAGCGAG GTGGACTTTGCCTTCGTGGTGTGGCGCAGCTTCCCCGAGCGTATCGTGGGCTTCCCCACGCAGAGCCACTTCTGGGACGCTGAGCAGAGGCGCTGGGGCTACACCTCCAAATGGACCAACGAGCTCTCCATCGTCCTCACCGCCGCCGCCTTCTACCACAG GTATTATCACAGCCTCTTCACGGATTATCTGCCGGtggggctgcgggagctggTGGATGGCCTGGCTGCCTGCGAGGACATCCTGATGAACGTCCTTGTGGCTGCCGTTACCAAGCTGCCGCCCATCAAAGTCACCCAGCGGAAGCAGCACAAGGAGACCGTGCCCCAGCAG CTGCGCCTCGATCCCGTCCTCTTCAAGGACCAGGTCTCCATCCTGCGCAAGAAATACCCACGCTTGGAGAAACCCTGA
- the PAFAH2 gene encoding platelet-activating factor acetylhydrolase 2, cytoplasmic — MGGMQSLALPLGKGPHHVGCTDVMVGHTRQGLFFRLFYPCLPHAGVEQPLWIPRYEYCGGLADFAHRSRRWCAPLLSIAIGSCRVPVSWNGPFKPCSGGYPLIIFSHGLGAFRTLYSSVCSELASWGFVVAALEHRDHSASMTYFCTAEDGKEEWIPYRRVPQGQKEFYFRNKQVHQRAEECVRALRLFEDISSSKSVLNVLHQDFDLSVLKDSIDLTKVTVMGHSFGGVTAVLALVKEPSFRCAVALDAWMFPLENALYPEVPKPVLFINTEKFQTPESVAKMKMLTSRNSQTKIITVLGSVHQSQTDFTFLTGKLASRIFGARGTLDPYKGLDITSRAALAFLQRHLNLREEFDQWDSLLEGIGDSVVPEAPFCHSNL; from the exons ATGGGGGGGATGCAGTCGCTGGCATtgcccctggggaagggaccccacCATGTGGGCTGCACGGATGTCATGGTGGGCCATACACGGCAG GGGCTCTTCTTCCGCCTCTTctacccctgcctgccccacgcAGGGGTCGAGCAGCCGCTCTGGATCCCACGCTATGAGTACTGCGGTGGGCTGGCCGACTTTGCCCACCGCAGCCGGCGCTGGTGCGCACCCCTGCTCAGCATCGCCATTG GCTCCTGCAGAGTGCCGGTGAGCTGGAATGGGCCTTTCAAGCCCTGCAGCGGTGGGTACCCACTGATCATCTTCTCCCATGGCCTGGGAGCCTTTAG GACCCTGTACTCCTCGGTCTGCTCGGAGCTGGCGTCCTGGGGCTTCGTGGTGGCAGCGCTGGAGCACAG GGACCATTCTGCCTCCATGACATATTTCTGCACAGCAGAGGATGGGAAAGAGGAGTGGATCCCCTACCGACGGGTGCCCCAAGGGCAGAAGGAGTTTTATTTCCGAAACAAGCAG GTTCATCAGAGAGCAGAGGAATGCGTACGAGCGCTCCGGCTCTTCGAGGACATCAGCAGCAGTAAATCCGTCCTGAACGTCCTTCACCAGGACTTTGATCTCTCTGTACTGAAG GACAGCATTGATCTGACCAAAGTCACTGTCATGGGCCATTCCTTCGGCGGGGTGACAGCAGTGCTGGCCTTGGTGAAAGAGCCCAGCTTCAG ATGCGCGGTGGCTCTCGACGCCTGGATGTTCCCACTGGAGAACGCGCTGTACCCAGAGGTGCCCAAGCCCGTGCTCTTCATCAACACCGAGAAGTTCCAGACGCCAGAAAGTGTTGCCAAAATGAAGATGCTGACCTCCAGAAACAGCCAGACGAAGATTATAACTGTCCT GGGATCCGTGCACCAGAGCCAGACCGACTTCACCTTTCTCACCGGGAAGCTCGCCAGCCGCATCTTTGGCGCAAGGGGGACCCTCGACCCCTACAAGGGTCTGGACATCACCAGCCGGGCAGCTCTGGCCTTCCTGCAGAGGCACCTCA ACTTGAGAGAGGAGTTCGATCAATGGGACAGCCTCCTCGAAGGCATCGGAGACTCGGTTGTTCCAGAAGCACCGTTCTGCCACTCCAACCTGTAG
- the STMN1 gene encoding stathmin — protein sequence MATSDIQVKELEKRASGQAFELILSPRSKEAVPEFPLSPPKKKDVSLEEIQKKLEAAEERRKSHEAEVLKQLAEKREHEKEVLQKAIEENNNFSKMAEEKLTHKMEANKENREAQMAAKLERLREKDKHIEEVRKNKEGKDPGEAETD from the exons ATGGCTACTTCTG ATATTCAAGTGAAGGAACTGGAAAAGCGTGCCTCTGGGCAGGCATTTGAGCTGATACTGAGTCCCCGCTCAAAAGAAGCAGTCCCGGAattccctctttctcccccaAAGAAGAAGGATGTGTCATTGGAAGAGATTCAGAAGAAGTTGGAAGCAGCGGAAGAGAGACGTAAG TCTCATGAAGCGGAAGTCTTGAAGCAGCTTGCTGAGAAGCGGGAGCATGAAAAAGAGGTGCTTCAGAAAGCAattgaagaaaacaacaacttCAGCAAAATGGCAGAGGAGAAGCTGACCCACAAAATGGAAGCTAACAAAGAGAACCGTGAGGCACAAATGGCTGCTAAACTGGAACGCTTGAGGGAGAAG GACAAGCATATTGAAGAGGTTCGAAAGAACAAAGAAGGCAAAGACCCTGGTGAGGCTGAAACCGACTGA